From one Nonomuraea polychroma genomic stretch:
- a CDS encoding M24 family metallopeptidase, with product MAAFGLQFGHGLGLGLHERPIISRLNSMREPVELRAGMVFALETYCPASDGFSAARIEEEVVVTQDGCRVLTLFPAQDLVVANPY from the coding sequence ATGGCGGCTTTCGGGCTGCAGTTCGGGCACGGGCTGGGGCTGGGGCTGCACGAGCGGCCGATCATCTCGCGGCTCAACAGCATGCGGGAGCCGGTCGAGTTGCGGGCCGGGATGGTGTTCGCGCTGGAGACGTACTGTCCGGCGAGCGACGGGTTCTCGGCGGCCAGGATCGAGGAGGAGGTCGTGGTCACGCAGGACGGCTGCCGGGTGCTGACACTCTTCCCGGCACAGGACCTGGTCGTCGCCAACCCCTACTGA
- a CDS encoding cytochrome P450, translating to MATIVERYNVPKQHFWLHGPRTGRPVEYDADTGLWSVYGYPELQEVLGDPATFSSDTMRVMPKGQLPDDEEISLAGFITQIDPPEHGKLRKLVSSAFTRKVIADLEPRIAALTRELLDAARERDRFELVTDLAYPLPVIVIAELLGVPTGDRALFKYWADALFQRDAKLSLKETPEERGVDVQTVMAAWRDMFAYLADHAAERRRQPRADLLTKLVEAEVDGERLPDDQVVNFAMVLLLAGHITTTMLLGNTVLCLDAFPEQQERVRADRTTIPAVIEESLRYLTPFAGLVRATMREAELGGVTIPADCLVMCWLATANRDARQFPDPDVFDPGRDPNPHLGFGRGIHFCLGAPLARLEGRVALDILLDRFPALRTDPDDPVDFIPTPTMTGVRRLPLLL from the coding sequence ATGGCCACCATCGTCGAGCGGTACAACGTTCCCAAGCAACACTTCTGGCTGCACGGACCGCGAACCGGCCGGCCTGTCGAGTACGACGCCGACACCGGTCTGTGGAGCGTCTACGGCTACCCGGAGCTGCAGGAGGTCCTCGGCGACCCCGCGACCTTCTCCTCCGACACCATGCGCGTCATGCCCAAGGGCCAGCTGCCCGACGACGAGGAGATCTCCTTGGCGGGCTTCATCACCCAGATCGACCCGCCGGAGCATGGCAAACTGCGCAAGCTGGTCAGCAGCGCCTTCACCCGCAAGGTCATCGCGGATCTCGAGCCGAGGATCGCCGCTCTCACCCGCGAGCTGCTCGACGCGGCCCGCGAGCGCGACCGGTTCGAGCTCGTGACCGACCTGGCCTACCCGCTTCCGGTCATCGTCATCGCGGAGCTGCTGGGCGTGCCCACCGGCGATCGCGCCCTGTTCAAGTACTGGGCCGACGCGCTGTTCCAGCGTGACGCCAAGCTCTCGCTCAAGGAGACCCCCGAAGAACGGGGCGTGGACGTGCAGACCGTGATGGCGGCGTGGCGGGACATGTTCGCCTACCTCGCCGACCACGCCGCGGAACGCCGGCGGCAGCCGCGCGCCGACCTGCTCACCAAGCTGGTCGAGGCCGAGGTCGACGGCGAGCGCCTGCCTGACGATCAGGTCGTCAACTTCGCGATGGTCCTGCTGCTGGCCGGGCACATCACCACGACGATGCTGCTCGGCAACACCGTGCTGTGCCTGGACGCCTTCCCCGAGCAGCAGGAAAGGGTACGCGCCGACCGCACGACGATCCCGGCCGTCATCGAGGAGTCGCTCCGCTATCTCACCCCGTTCGCCGGCCTCGTCCGCGCCACCATGCGCGAAGCCGAGCTCGGCGGTGTGACGATACCGGCCGACTGCCTGGTCATGTGCTGGCTGGCGACCGCCAACAGGGATGCCCGCCAGTTCCCCGACCCGGACGTCTTCGACCCGGGCCGCGACCCCAACCCGCATCTCGGCTTCGGCCGCGGCATCCATTTCTGCCTGGGCGCCCCCTTGGCCCGTCTGGAGGGGCGGGTCGCGCTGGACATCCTGCTCGACCGATTCCCTGCCCTGCGCACCGACCCCGACGACCCCGTGGACTTCATCCCCACCCCGACGATGACGGGAGTGCGCCGCCTTCCGCTGCTGCTCTGA
- a CDS encoding GbsR/MarR family transcriptional regulator gives MDPRESEFVDRMGLIMERLGGTRTMGRLYAWLLICDPPDQSLTDLAVELGVSKTAMSTVARQLELTGMIERAPTPKREHRYRVVSGGWTHVMQVQLAAVRQTLDVLDFGLSAIEGDRPEQRGRLEETRKFFAFTVQDADEMLQRWEKYRDKSD, from the coding sequence ATGGATCCTCGGGAGAGCGAGTTCGTCGACCGGATGGGACTGATCATGGAGCGTCTCGGCGGGACGCGGACGATGGGCCGGCTGTATGCGTGGCTGCTCATCTGCGACCCGCCTGATCAGTCCCTCACCGATCTGGCGGTGGAGCTGGGCGTGAGCAAGACGGCGATGAGCACGGTCGCCCGGCAGCTGGAGCTGACCGGGATGATCGAGCGCGCGCCCACTCCGAAACGGGAGCACCGCTACCGAGTGGTCAGCGGCGGATGGACGCACGTCATGCAGGTCCAACTGGCCGCCGTGCGGCAGACACTGGACGTCCTCGACTTCGGACTGTCGGCCATCGAAGGAGACCGTCCCGAGCAGCGGGGACGGCTGGAGGAGACCCGGAAGTTCTTCGCCTTCACCGTGCAGGACGCGGACGAGATGCTCCAGCGCTGGGAGAAATATCGGGATAAATCGGATTGA
- a CDS encoding glycoside hydrolase family 2 protein, translating to MSVYRPLDHGWTVTAVAAGSPVERVPATVPGCVHTDLLAAGLIDDPYLDDNEDRLAWIGRTSWRYETEFAFGGPGDVQADLVFEGLDTVATVSLNGVELGATANMHRTYRFPVRDLLRTGGNTLAVDFDSPYAHAERQRAAAGDRPGPYPAPYQFIRKMACNFGWDWGPALVTAGIWRPVGLHTWRIARLAEVRPEITLDGRDGVVRVHVAVERAADVPLTVTAAVAGTVAAASLAAGEHEAVLELRVREPGLWWPRGHGAQARHPLTVTLEQTGETWTRQVGFRSIRLDTSPDAAGSAFTLVVNDEPVFVRGANWIPDDCFPTRTTRDQLAERFAQACEANVNLLRVWGGGLYESDDFYDLADELGLLVFQDFPFACAAYPEEEPLYSEVAAEACEQVVRLAPHPSLALWIGNNENFLGYADWGWEERLEGRTWGAAYYLDVLPGIVSELDPARPYWPGTPYSGDLGRHPNAPEHGTVHIWDVWNERDYLHYATWRPRFVAEFGFQGPPTHATLRRGSSQDPPVSHQKAADGDAKLLRGLGDHLPRPRSFDDWHYLTQLNQARAVTFGIERFRALMPYCMGVIVWQLNDCWPVTSWSVVDGEGRRKPAWYALRRAYADRLLTVQDGDVVMINDSPHPWSGELELVRHSLSGEPLAKEFFPVRVRPRGVTRVPLPVPAEPEAEVLVAVLGEVRVVHFFAEDTAIAFPRAEFEAEVRPVTDGHLVTVTARTVLRDLALFPDRLDQDATVDDMLITLLPGERAVFHVRGSRDLDPAALTSAPVLRCVNDLR from the coding sequence GTGAGCGTGTACCGCCCGCTGGACCACGGCTGGACCGTGACTGCCGTCGCGGCCGGGTCGCCTGTCGAGCGCGTGCCCGCCACCGTTCCCGGCTGCGTGCACACTGACCTGCTTGCCGCCGGTCTCATCGACGATCCGTATCTGGACGACAACGAGGACCGGCTGGCCTGGATCGGCCGCACGAGCTGGCGGTATGAGACCGAGTTCGCCTTCGGCGGGCCCGGCGACGTCCAGGCCGACCTGGTGTTCGAAGGGCTGGACACGGTCGCCACCGTGTCGCTCAACGGCGTCGAGCTCGGCGCCACCGCCAACATGCACAGGACCTACCGCTTTCCCGTCCGCGATCTGCTGCGCACGGGCGGCAACACACTGGCCGTCGACTTCGACTCCCCCTATGCGCACGCCGAGCGGCAGCGCGCCGCGGCCGGCGACCGCCCCGGGCCCTATCCCGCGCCCTACCAGTTCATCCGCAAGATGGCCTGCAACTTCGGCTGGGATTGGGGCCCCGCCCTCGTCACCGCCGGCATCTGGCGGCCCGTCGGCCTGCACACGTGGAGGATCGCGAGGCTCGCCGAGGTCCGCCCCGAGATCACCCTTGACGGGCGCGACGGTGTGGTCCGGGTCCACGTGGCGGTGGAGCGGGCCGCAGACGTCCCCCTCACGGTGACCGCCGCGGTGGCCGGTACGGTCGCGGCCGCGTCGCTGGCGGCGGGCGAGCACGAAGCCGTGCTGGAACTACGGGTACGGGAACCCGGCCTGTGGTGGCCGCGCGGCCACGGCGCACAGGCCAGGCATCCGCTCACCGTGACGCTGGAGCAGACCGGGGAGACCTGGACGCGCCAGGTGGGCTTCCGCTCGATCCGGCTGGACACCTCACCCGACGCGGCGGGATCGGCCTTCACCCTCGTCGTCAACGACGAGCCGGTCTTCGTACGTGGCGCCAACTGGATACCCGACGACTGCTTCCCCACGAGGACGACCCGCGATCAGCTGGCCGAGCGGTTCGCCCAGGCATGCGAGGCCAACGTGAACCTGTTGCGGGTGTGGGGCGGCGGCCTCTACGAGAGCGACGACTTCTACGACTTGGCCGACGAGCTCGGCCTCCTGGTCTTCCAGGATTTCCCGTTCGCCTGCGCCGCCTACCCGGAGGAGGAGCCGCTCTACTCCGAGGTGGCGGCCGAGGCATGCGAGCAGGTGGTGCGCCTGGCGCCGCACCCGAGCCTGGCGTTGTGGATCGGCAACAACGAGAACTTCCTGGGCTACGCCGACTGGGGCTGGGAGGAGCGGCTCGAGGGCCGCACCTGGGGGGCGGCCTACTACCTGGACGTGCTGCCAGGCATCGTCTCCGAGCTCGACCCGGCCAGACCGTACTGGCCCGGCACGCCGTACTCCGGGGACCTGGGCCGCCATCCCAACGCGCCCGAGCACGGGACCGTGCACATCTGGGATGTGTGGAACGAGCGGGACTACCTCCACTACGCCACCTGGCGGCCCCGTTTCGTGGCCGAGTTCGGCTTCCAGGGCCCGCCGACCCACGCGACCCTGCGCCGCGGCAGCTCCCAGGATCCGCCGGTCTCCCACCAGAAGGCGGCGGACGGCGACGCCAAGCTGCTGCGCGGTCTGGGAGATCACCTGCCTCGGCCGCGCTCCTTCGACGACTGGCACTACCTCACCCAGCTCAACCAGGCCCGCGCGGTGACCTTCGGGATCGAGCGATTCCGTGCGCTCATGCCGTACTGCATGGGCGTGATCGTCTGGCAGCTCAACGACTGCTGGCCGGTCACCTCCTGGTCCGTCGTCGACGGCGAGGGCCGCCGCAAGCCCGCGTGGTACGCCCTGCGCCGTGCGTACGCCGACCGCCTGCTGACCGTCCAGGACGGCGACGTCGTCATGATCAACGACAGCCCCCACCCCTGGTCGGGCGAGCTGGAACTGGTCCGCCACAGTCTCTCCGGCGAGCCGCTGGCCAAGGAGTTCTTCCCGGTCAGGGTGCGGCCTCGCGGCGTGACGCGGGTCCCGCTGCCCGTCCCGGCCGAGCCGGAGGCCGAGGTGCTGGTGGCCGTCCTCGGGGAGGTCCGGGTCGTGCACTTTTTCGCCGAGGACACGGCGATCGCGTTCCCTCGGGCCGAGTTCGAGGCGGAGGTGCGTCCGGTGACGGACGGCCACCTCGTCACGGTCACCGCCCGGACGGTCCTGCGTGACCTGGCGCTCTTTCCCGACCGGCTCGATCAGGACGCGACCGTGGACGACATGCTGATCACATTGCTGCCCGGGGAGCGGGCCGTCTTCCACGTGCGCGGATCCCGGGATCTCGACCCTGCCGCGCTCACCTCGGCTCCCGTGCTGCGCTGCGTCAACGACCTGAGGTAG
- a CDS encoding ABC transporter substrate-binding protein: MRERLPGLFAAVLAVAAVAGCSSGSSSEPAAGKTLITVADLPPTTQQNVRQQFLDQVAAFEKDNPGIDIEPRESKWEAKIFAARLAGGQLETVFQVPLTEPVGMVKRRQVADITGEVEKLPHATEFDKRALAPATDQAGRIYGLPTSEFALGLVYNRELFGKAGLDVDKPPETWEEVRAAASAITKKTGVPGFAVPATNNTGGWIFTAMTYTFGGRLQQEAGGKAVATFDTEPARGVLGLLKAMRWEDDSMGTQHLRNAADLAKDFAAGKVAMMIATPSSYTEFATQFGGTPEVFGMAALPSGGTPATLLGGKVAVVSPKATAAERAAAVKWIDFYHLKPKYDPQFAASVAAAKAADQVPIGFPYVSLYGETVAKPVIEAERKHANVPVANFRPYETGVAAQEFVTEPAVAGQDTYAALDTAVQAILTRRDADPAGELRKAEEKAAAALDRAQR; the protein is encoded by the coding sequence ATGCGAGAACGACTGCCGGGCCTGTTCGCCGCCGTGCTCGCCGTCGCCGCGGTCGCCGGCTGCTCATCCGGCTCCTCATCCGAGCCCGCCGCCGGCAAGACGCTGATCACCGTCGCGGACCTGCCGCCCACGACCCAGCAGAACGTGCGCCAGCAGTTCCTCGACCAGGTGGCGGCGTTCGAGAAGGACAACCCGGGCATCGACATCGAGCCGCGCGAGTCCAAATGGGAGGCCAAGATCTTCGCCGCCCGCCTGGCCGGCGGGCAGCTCGAGACGGTCTTCCAGGTCCCGCTCACGGAGCCGGTGGGCATGGTGAAGCGGCGTCAGGTCGCCGACATCACCGGCGAGGTCGAGAAGCTGCCACACGCGACCGAGTTCGACAAGCGGGCGCTTGCGCCGGCCACCGACCAGGCCGGACGCATCTACGGCCTGCCCACCAGCGAGTTCGCCCTCGGCCTTGTCTACAACAGGGAGCTGTTCGGCAAGGCCGGCCTGGACGTCGACAAGCCGCCGGAGACGTGGGAGGAAGTGCGCGCCGCGGCCAGTGCGATCACCAAGAAGACCGGGGTGCCCGGCTTCGCCGTACCGGCCACCAACAACACCGGAGGCTGGATCTTCACCGCGATGACCTACACCTTCGGCGGCCGTCTCCAGCAGGAAGCCGGTGGCAAGGCCGTGGCCACCTTCGACACCGAGCCGGCCCGCGGCGTGCTCGGCCTGCTCAAGGCGATGCGCTGGGAGGACGACTCCATGGGCACCCAGCACCTGCGCAACGCCGCCGACCTCGCCAAGGACTTCGCCGCCGGCAAGGTCGCCATGATGATCGCCACGCCGAGCTCGTACACCGAGTTCGCCACCCAGTTCGGCGGCACGCCCGAGGTGTTCGGCATGGCCGCCCTGCCGTCCGGAGGCACACCCGCCACCCTGCTCGGTGGGAAGGTGGCCGTGGTCAGCCCCAAGGCCACAGCCGCCGAGCGCGCCGCGGCGGTGAAGTGGATCGACTTCTACCACCTCAAGCCGAAGTACGATCCGCAGTTCGCGGCGAGCGTGGCCGCGGCCAAGGCCGCCGACCAGGTGCCCATCGGCTTCCCCTACGTCTCCCTGTACGGCGAGACCGTGGCGAAGCCGGTCATCGAGGCCGAGCGCAAGCACGCCAACGTGCCGGTCGCCAACTTCAGGCCCTACGAGACCGGCGTGGCCGCGCAGGAGTTCGTCACCGAGCCGGCCGTCGCGGGCCAGGACACCTACGCAGCGCTGGACACCGCGGTGCAGGCAATCCTGACGCGGCGGGACGCCGACCCGGCCGGCGAGCTGCGCAAGGCGGAGGAGAAGGCCGCCGCCGCGCTCGACAGGGCCCAGCGGTGA
- a CDS encoding carbohydrate ABC transporter permease: protein MTTLQTARTRDRAAPRATGPARRRPFRPAGWLFMLPMVAVFFLFAWWPILRSVLLGFQHTNLVDPPEWAGLDNFAALLADPLLWITVRNTVWFVLLALLFGFPVPIVLAVVMSELRRLGGLFRVLVYLPVAVPPVVAVLMWKWFYDPDHGLFNQALGTLGLGPYPWLQDTATAMPSLVLEATWAAAGSTVLIYLAALSSVPGELYEAAEIDGASIWRRIWHVTLPHLRGVLLIMLLLQIIGTFRIFTEPFVLTDGGPEDSTVTILLLIYRYAFVYGDYGTAAVLGVLLAVALGVISAVYLRLTRKWSSA, encoded by the coding sequence GTGACGACCCTGCAAACAGCGAGGACGCGGGACCGGGCCGCCCCGAGGGCGACCGGTCCCGCGCGCCGTCGTCCCTTCCGGCCGGCGGGCTGGTTGTTCATGCTGCCCATGGTCGCCGTGTTCTTCCTCTTCGCCTGGTGGCCGATCCTGCGCAGCGTGCTGCTCGGCTTCCAGCACACCAACCTGGTCGATCCGCCGGAATGGGCAGGCCTGGACAACTTCGCGGCACTGCTGGCCGACCCGCTGCTGTGGATCACGGTGCGCAACACGGTCTGGTTCGTGCTGCTGGCGCTGCTCTTCGGCTTCCCGGTGCCGATCGTCCTGGCCGTGGTGATGTCCGAACTGCGCAGGCTGGGCGGCCTGTTCCGGGTGCTGGTGTACCTGCCGGTCGCGGTGCCGCCCGTGGTGGCGGTGCTGATGTGGAAGTGGTTCTACGACCCTGATCACGGCCTGTTCAACCAGGCACTCGGCACGCTCGGGCTGGGGCCGTACCCCTGGCTGCAGGACACCGCGACCGCCATGCCGAGCCTGGTGCTCGAAGCCACGTGGGCCGCCGCGGGCTCCACGGTGCTGATCTACCTGGCGGCGCTGTCCTCCGTGCCGGGCGAGCTGTACGAGGCGGCGGAGATCGACGGCGCCTCCATCTGGCGGCGGATCTGGCACGTCACGCTGCCGCACCTGCGCGGCGTGTTGCTGATCATGTTGCTGCTGCAGATCATCGGCACGTTCCGGATCTTCACCGAGCCGTTCGTGCTGACCGACGGCGGCCCGGAGGACTCCACCGTGACGATCCTGCTGCTGATCTACCGGTACGCGTTCGTCTACGGCGACTACGGCACCGCGGCGGTGCTCGGCGTGCTCCTGGCGGTCGCCCTCGGCGTCATCTCCGCCGTCTACCTGCGCCTGACGAGGAAATGGAGCAGCGCATGA
- a CDS encoding carbohydrate ABC transporter permease, protein MSDARARGIVSDVDRRRTGVRWSLRLTQGVLLLATLAVGLGPILWTAKGALSPTQDLLREPLRLWPSSLQPENLTAAWTELRVGHYLFNTVVLVGGSWLVQLVVAATGAFALSVLRPRFGRLVYGAVLATLFVPGTVSLVALYLTVLDLSLVDTPWAVWLPAGAHAFNVLIMKQFFDALPSELYQAAQVDGAGPIRLFWQIVMPMSRPILAVVSLLAVMDAWKDFLWPMVAISDAESQPLAVALPRLAETAEQNQVIAGMLVAIVPPLLLFLTFQRHIVRGIGFTGLKG, encoded by the coding sequence ATGAGCGACGCCCGCGCCAGAGGCATCGTCTCGGACGTCGACCGGCGGCGGACGGGCGTGCGGTGGTCCCTGCGGCTGACCCAGGGAGTCCTGCTGCTGGCCACGCTGGCGGTCGGCCTGGGTCCGATCCTGTGGACGGCCAAGGGCGCCCTGTCGCCGACCCAGGACCTGCTCCGCGAGCCCTTGCGGCTGTGGCCCTCCTCGCTGCAGCCGGAGAACCTCACGGCGGCGTGGACGGAGCTGCGGGTCGGCCACTACCTGTTCAACACCGTCGTGCTGGTCGGCGGATCGTGGCTGGTGCAGTTGGTCGTGGCCGCCACCGGCGCGTTCGCGCTCTCGGTGCTCAGGCCCCGCTTCGGCCGCCTGGTCTACGGCGCGGTGCTGGCCACGCTGTTCGTTCCTGGGACGGTGTCCCTGGTCGCCCTCTACCTGACCGTTCTGGACCTGTCGCTGGTGGACACCCCATGGGCCGTGTGGCTGCCCGCGGGGGCGCACGCCTTCAACGTGCTGATCATGAAACAGTTCTTCGACGCGCTGCCCAGCGAGCTGTATCAGGCCGCCCAGGTCGACGGGGCGGGACCGATCCGGCTGTTCTGGCAGATCGTCATGCCGATGTCACGGCCCATCCTGGCCGTGGTGTCGCTGCTCGCCGTGATGGACGCATGGAAGGATTTCCTGTGGCCGATGGTCGCCATCTCCGACGCCGAGAGCCAGCCGCTGGCGGTCGCGTTGCCCCGCCTGGCCGAGACCGCCGAGCAGAACCAGGTGATCGCCGGCATGCTCGTCGCGATCGTACCGCCGCTTCTGCTGTTCCTGACCTTCCAGCGCCACATCGTGCGCGGCATCGGCTTCACCGGGCTCAAAGGGTGA
- a CDS encoding LacI family DNA-binding transcriptional regulator, giving the protein MKRPTIADIAQRAGVSQGAVSYALNGRPGVSESTRARVLKVANEMGWRPSVAARALTGARAGVVGLVLSRPPSVLGAEPFFMELFSGIETALKPHACALMLQMADDQDAEIEVYRRWWAEGRIDGAILVEVHVSDRRLPVVEQIGMPAVVIGGQPGVGSLPSVHSDESAPVHETVEYLAALGHRRIGRVAGLPHLVHTTVRDEAFTAACARLGLPECVTHYTDYTGEEGGRATRRLLSSPDRPTAIVFDNDIMAVAGLSVAQEMRLRVPDDLSLVAWDDSPLAQVVRPALTAVRRDVPALGSAAARHLLSLIHGDPVPDVETEPARLTARGSTGPLA; this is encoded by the coding sequence GTGAAGCGGCCCACTATCGCGGACATCGCCCAACGGGCGGGGGTTTCCCAGGGCGCCGTGTCCTACGCGCTCAACGGGCGCCCCGGCGTGTCGGAGAGCACGCGGGCGCGGGTGCTGAAGGTCGCCAACGAGATGGGCTGGCGTCCCAGCGTCGCCGCCCGCGCGCTCACCGGCGCCCGCGCGGGCGTGGTCGGCCTCGTCCTGTCCCGGCCGCCGAGCGTTCTGGGCGCCGAGCCGTTCTTCATGGAGCTGTTCAGCGGGATCGAGACGGCGCTGAAGCCGCACGCGTGCGCGCTGATGCTGCAGATGGCCGACGATCAGGACGCCGAGATCGAGGTCTACCGCCGCTGGTGGGCGGAGGGCCGGATCGACGGCGCGATCCTGGTGGAGGTGCACGTCTCCGATCGGCGCCTGCCCGTGGTGGAGCAGATCGGCATGCCGGCCGTGGTGATCGGCGGGCAACCCGGCGTCGGCTCGTTGCCATCGGTGCACTCCGACGAGAGCGCCCCCGTCCATGAGACCGTCGAATACCTCGCCGCGCTGGGCCACCGCAGGATCGGCCGCGTCGCGGGGCTGCCGCATCTGGTGCACACCACCGTGCGAGACGAGGCGTTCACCGCCGCCTGCGCCCGGCTCGGCCTGCCCGAATGCGTCACCCACTACACCGACTACACCGGTGAGGAGGGCGGGCGCGCCACCCGTCGCCTGCTCAGCTCTCCCGACCGGCCGACCGCGATCGTCTTCGACAACGACATCATGGCCGTCGCCGGACTGTCCGTCGCTCAGGAGATGCGCCTGCGCGTGCCCGACGACCTGTCCCTCGTCGCGTGGGACGACTCGCCGCTGGCGCAGGTCGTCCGCCCGGCGCTCACCGCGGTGCGACGCGACGTCCCCGCGCTGGGGTCGGCCGCCGCTCGCCATCTGCTCTCCCTCATCCACGGTGACCCCGTGCCCGACGTCGAGACCGAACCGGCCAGGCTCACGGCCCGGGGCAGCACCGGCCCGCTCGCCTGA
- a CDS encoding SDR family NAD(P)-dependent oxidoreductase codes for MPHADDRPDTRAPERSRPGRGRGVLLAGGNSPIGLAIARAFADEGDHVFGVGLQPCDDPAFTGFQTADCSDPGQVNTLVTAAMEVLGRLDVLVAATAAMPVASVAATSDEQWRKAIGSTLDAAFHLCRAAVPYMTDGGAIVAVGSVNSFLHAPGLPAYSAAKGGLDALIRQIAVEYGPGGIRANIVSPGLIGGADLDGAAEGYPLCRTGTPEEVAAAVAFLASPAASFITGATLPVDGGLSIASPAAFLRPDLRARFL; via the coding sequence ATGCCCCATGCCGACGACCGGCCGGACACGCGGGCTCCGGAACGCTCACGGCCGGGGCGAGGCCGCGGGGTGCTGCTCGCCGGGGGCAACTCGCCCATCGGCCTGGCCATCGCACGGGCCTTCGCGGACGAGGGCGATCATGTCTTCGGCGTCGGGCTCCAGCCCTGTGACGACCCCGCCTTCACCGGCTTCCAGACGGCCGACTGCTCGGACCCCGGGCAGGTGAACACGCTGGTCACTGCCGCCATGGAGGTGCTGGGCAGGCTGGACGTGCTGGTGGCGGCGACGGCGGCGATGCCGGTGGCCTCCGTGGCGGCGACGTCCGACGAGCAGTGGCGCAAGGCGATCGGTTCAACGCTGGACGCGGCGTTTCACCTGTGCCGTGCGGCTGTGCCGTACATGACGGACGGCGGCGCGATCGTCGCGGTGGGATCGGTGAACTCGTTCCTGCACGCACCCGGGCTTCCGGCCTACTCCGCGGCGAAGGGTGGGCTCGATGCGCTGATCAGGCAGATCGCCGTGGAGTACGGGCCGGGAGGGATCAGGGCCAACATCGTCTCACCGGGGCTCATCGGCGGTGCGGACCTGGACGGGGCGGCCGAGGGTTACCCGCTGTGCCGCACCGGAACGCCGGAGGAGGTGGCGGCCGCGGTGGCGTTCCTGGCCTCACCTGCGGCCTCCTTCATCACCGGAGCGACCCTCCCGGTGGACGGCGGCCTGTCCATCGCCTCCCCCGCCGCCTTCCTGCGGCCCGACCTAAGAGCAAGGTTTCTGTGA
- a CDS encoding dihydrodipicolinate synthase family protein — translation MTLSGLIPILATPFTQEGELDVPSLRRLAEWQLASGADGVAVFGMASEGFALTATERARILREVREVVQDAPVVAGVGSTSTATALEQSLAAVDGGADALMVLPPYLVKPSGGQLIDFYGEIAARCQVDIMVQDAPGATGVSMPESLIVELSKLDGVTSVKVEAPPTAPKVGAVVAKVASSFAVFGGQNALFCMEEYARGAIGTMPACEFTDLLAPILHDWRSDDAAVSFTRLLPLIRFGMQPGIAWAVHKEVLVRRGLIDSATVRLPAQALDADSRDALDRIQRVLGW, via the coding sequence GTGACCTTGTCTGGACTTATCCCGATCTTGGCCACGCCGTTCACCCAGGAGGGTGAGCTGGATGTGCCGAGCCTGCGGCGGCTGGCCGAATGGCAGCTCGCGTCGGGCGCCGACGGCGTCGCCGTGTTCGGCATGGCCAGCGAGGGCTTCGCCCTGACCGCTACGGAGCGGGCGCGCATCCTCCGCGAGGTGCGCGAGGTGGTGCAGGACGCTCCCGTGGTGGCCGGTGTCGGCTCCACCAGCACGGCCACGGCGCTGGAACAGTCCCTGGCCGCAGTGGACGGCGGGGCCGACGCCTTGATGGTGCTGCCGCCCTACCTGGTCAAGCCGTCCGGCGGACAGCTGATCGACTTCTACGGGGAGATCGCCGCCCGGTGCCAGGTGGACATCATGGTGCAGGACGCTCCCGGCGCCACCGGCGTGAGCATGCCCGAGTCGCTGATCGTGGAGCTGAGCAAGCTGGACGGGGTCACCTCGGTCAAGGTGGAAGCCCCGCCGACAGCCCCCAAAGTGGGTGCGGTGGTGGCAAAGGTCGCCTCGTCCTTCGCGGTGTTCGGCGGCCAGAACGCGCTGTTCTGCATGGAGGAATACGCGCGCGGCGCGATCGGCACCATGCCGGCCTGCGAGTTCACCGATCTTCTCGCCCCCATCCTGCACGACTGGCGCTCCGACGACGCCGCGGTGTCCTTCACCCGGCTGCTCCCGCTGATCCGCTTCGGCATGCAGCCGGGCATCGCCTGGGCGGTGCACAAGGAGGTGCTGGTCCGCCGCGGCCTCATCGACTCCGCCACCGTCCGCCTCCCCGCCCAGGCCCTGGATGCGGACAGCCGCGACGCGCTCGACCGCATCCAGCGCGTGCTGGGATGGTGA